In Escherichia ruysiae, a genomic segment contains:
- the maiA gene encoding maleylacetoacetate isomerase: protein MKLYSFFNSSASYRVRIALALKGIDYQTEGVNIRIGQQNELAYRRMNPVGLVPTLLTDDGESLGQSLAIIDWLDRHYPQVPLLPQEEPARNKVLEIVYAIACDIHPLNNLRVLRYLTEELNVSEEEKKRWYAHWIQQGLSAVEQLLRQSQSGQFCVGETPTLADCCLVPQWANALRMNCDLSAYPRCKVVYDACTQLPAFIAAAPENQQDKISA, encoded by the coding sequence ATGAAGCTGTACAGTTTTTTTAATAGTTCAGCGTCGTACCGGGTGCGTATCGCGCTGGCGCTAAAGGGTATCGATTACCAGACCGAAGGGGTGAATATCCGCATTGGTCAGCAAAACGAACTGGCCTACCGGCGGATGAATCCGGTCGGGCTGGTGCCGACGCTGCTGACCGATGATGGCGAGTCACTCGGTCAATCGCTGGCGATAATTGACTGGCTGGATCGTCATTATCCACAAGTTCCGCTGTTGCCGCAGGAAGAACCGGCTCGCAATAAAGTCCTGGAAATTGTTTATGCCATCGCTTGCGACATTCATCCTCTGAATAATTTGCGTGTGCTGCGCTACCTGACCGAAGAACTGAACGTCAGTGAAGAAGAGAAAAAACGCTGGTATGCGCACTGGATCCAGCAAGGGTTAAGCGCGGTGGAACAACTGCTGCGCCAGAGCCAGTCGGGGCAATTTTGTGTGGGCGAGACGCCGACGCTGGCAGACTGCTGCCTTGTCCCACAGTGGGCAAATGCGTTACGCATGAACTGCGACCTGAGTGCATATCCGCGCTGTAAAGTGGTGTACGACGCCTGCACGCAGCTGCCAGCATTTATAGCTGCCGCGCCAGAAAATCAACAAGATAAAATTTCAGCCTGA
- the gtdA gene encoding gentisate 1,2-dioxygenase, whose translation MTDNNQNSREQFYQHISGQNLTPLWESLHHLVPKTPNANCAPAYWNYQEIRPLLLESGSLIGAKEAVRRVLVLENPALRGQSSITATLYAGLQLIMPGEVAPSHRHNQSALRFIVEGKGAFTAVDGERTPMNEGDFILTPQWRWHDHGNPGDEPVIWLDGLDLPLVNTLGCGFAEDYPEEQQPVTRKEGDYLPRYAANMLPLRHQTGNSSPIFNYRYDRSREVLHDLTRLGDADEWDGYKMRYVNPVTGGYPMPSMGAFLQLLPKGFASRVARTTDSTIYHVVEGGGLVTIGNETFTFSAKDIFVVPTWHGVSFQTTQDTVLFSFSDRPVQEALGLFREARY comes from the coding sequence ATGACTGATAACAATCAAAATAGCCGCGAGCAATTTTATCAGCACATTTCCGGGCAAAACCTGACCCCGCTGTGGGAGTCGTTGCACCATCTGGTGCCGAAAACGCCCAACGCTAATTGCGCGCCAGCGTACTGGAATTATCAGGAGATCCGCCCGTTGTTGCTGGAAAGTGGCAGCCTGATTGGCGCGAAAGAGGCGGTGCGTCGCGTACTGGTGCTGGAAAACCCGGCGCTGCGCGGTCAGTCCTCTATTACCGCCACCTTGTATGCCGGTTTGCAACTGATCATGCCAGGCGAAGTGGCACCAAGCCATCGTCATAACCAGTCGGCGCTGCGTTTTATTGTTGAAGGTAAAGGCGCATTTACCGCCGTTGATGGCGAACGCACGCCAATGAATGAGGGCGATTTTATCCTGACCCCGCAGTGGCGCTGGCACGATCACGGTAATCCTGGCGACGAACCGGTTATCTGGCTGGATGGACTGGATCTGCCATTAGTGAACACTCTGGGCTGCGGTTTTGCCGAAGATTATCCGGAAGAGCAACAACCGGTAACGCGCAAAGAGGGGGATTATCTGCCGCGTTATGCCGCCAATATGTTGCCGCTGCGCCATCAGACGGGGAACTCCTCGCCGATCTTTAACTACCGTTATGACCGCAGCCGCGAAGTGCTGCACGATTTAACCCGGCTGGGCGATGCCGATGAGTGGGATGGCTACAAAATGCGCTACGTCAACCCGGTCACTGGCGGGTATCCGATGCCGTCGATGGGCGCTTTCCTGCAACTGTTGCCGAAAGGGTTCGCCTCCCGCGTGGCGCGCACAACTGACAGCACCATCTACCACGTGGTGGAAGGCGGCGGGCTGGTCACTATCGGCAATGAAACCTTCACCTTTAGTGCAAAAGATATCTTCGTGGTGCCGACCTGGCACGGCGTGTCATTCCAGACCACGCAAGATACCGTTTTATTTAGTTTTTCGGACAGACCGGTACAAGAAGCCCTGGGGCTGTTCCGCGAAGCGCGTTATTAA
- the mhbT gene encoding 3-hydroxybenzoate transporter MhbT — protein MTQRRDLQALIDAAPVGKMQWRVIICCFLVVMLDGFDTAAIGFIAPDIRTHWQLSAGDLAPLFGAGLLGLTAGALLCGPLSDRFGRKRVIELCVFLFGALSLASAFSPDLQTLVILRFLTGLGLGGAMPNTITMTSEYLPARRRGALVTLMFCGFTLGSAFGGIVSAQLVPVIGWHGILVLGGVLPLILFVALVVVLPESPRWQVRRQLPQAVIAKTVSAMTRERYVDTHFYLNEPAAIAKGSIRQLFAGRQLTITLMLWVVFFMSLLIIYLLSSWMPTLLNHRGIDLQHASWVTAAFQIGGTLGALALGVLMDKFNPFRVLALSYAIGVVCIVMIGLSQDGLWLMALAVFGTGIGISGSQVGLNALTATLYPTQSRATGVSWSNAVGRCGAIVGSLSGGVMMAMNFSFDTLFFIIAVPAAISAVMLTLLITVVRQSTSVPDSLPRAGVVNE, from the coding sequence ATGACTCAACGACGTGATTTACAAGCACTGATCGATGCCGCTCCGGTCGGCAAGATGCAGTGGCGCGTTATCATCTGCTGTTTTCTGGTGGTAATGCTCGATGGTTTTGACACGGCGGCTATCGGCTTTATCGCTCCCGATATTCGTACTCACTGGCAACTCTCCGCAGGCGATCTCGCGCCGCTGTTTGGCGCGGGTCTGTTGGGATTAACCGCAGGCGCGCTGCTTTGCGGCCCGTTGTCCGATCGCTTTGGTCGTAAACGGGTCATTGAGTTGTGCGTCTTTTTATTTGGTGCGTTAAGTCTTGCCTCTGCTTTTTCACCAGATCTGCAAACACTGGTAATCCTGCGCTTTCTCACTGGGTTAGGTCTTGGCGGCGCAATGCCGAATACCATCACCATGACGTCGGAATATCTGCCAGCTCGTCGTCGAGGCGCGCTGGTAACGCTGATGTTTTGCGGTTTCACGCTGGGGTCAGCCTTTGGCGGGATTGTCAGCGCGCAACTGGTGCCGGTGATTGGCTGGCACGGCATTCTGGTGCTGGGAGGCGTATTACCGCTGATTTTATTTGTCGCGCTGGTGGTGGTTTTGCCGGAATCGCCACGCTGGCAGGTGCGTCGCCAGTTACCGCAGGCGGTAATTGCAAAAACCGTGAGTGCCATGACTCGCGAGCGTTATGTCGATACCCACTTTTATCTCAATGAACCAGCCGCTATTGCCAAAGGCAGCATTCGCCAGTTGTTTGCCGGGCGTCAGTTAACCATCACGTTGATGCTGTGGGTCGTTTTCTTCATGAGCCTGCTGATCATTTACCTGCTCTCAAGCTGGATGCCGACGTTGCTTAACCATCGTGGTATCGACCTGCAACATGCGTCCTGGGTCACCGCCGCATTCCAGATTGGCGGCACGTTGGGCGCGCTGGCGCTGGGCGTACTGATGGATAAATTCAATCCTTTCCGCGTGTTGGCGCTGAGCTATGCCATAGGCGTTGTATGCATCGTGATGATTGGCTTAAGTCAGGACGGATTATGGCTGATGGCACTGGCTGTCTTTGGCACTGGCATTGGTATCAGCGGATCGCAAGTGGGGCTGAACGCGCTGACCGCCACGCTCTACCCGACACAAAGTCGCGCCACGGGCGTGAGCTGGTCAAACGCCGTCGGTCGCTGCGGCGCGATTGTCGGTTCGCTTTCTGGCGGCGTGATGATGGCGATGAATTTCTCTTTCGACACTCTGTTTTTCATTATCGCTGTGCCTGCGGCGATCAGTGCGGTGATGTTAACGCTGCTGATTACCGTCGTTCGCCAGTCGACCTCTGTCCCTGACTCACTGCCTCGCGCAGGCGTTGTGAACGAATAA
- a CDS encoding fumarylacetoacetate hydrolase family protein: protein MTQYVFEPQAPVTVPVVGSDEQFPVRRVYCVGRNYAAHAREMGFDPDREPPFFFCKPADAVVPVAAGETLALPYPAQTDNYHYEIELVVAIGKKGSDIPLENAHEYVWGYATGLDMTRRDRQMEMRQMGRPWEIGKAFDLSAPIAPLHKASETGGIENAPIWLQVNGEDHQRSDIRHLIWSVNETISYLSGFFELQPGDLIFTGTPEGVGPVVKGDVITGNVEGLTPIAVKIV, encoded by the coding sequence ATGACTCAATATGTATTCGAACCGCAAGCGCCCGTTACCGTACCGGTTGTTGGCAGTGATGAACAATTCCCCGTGCGTCGCGTTTACTGTGTCGGACGTAACTATGCTGCCCACGCCCGCGAAATGGGCTTCGATCCGGATCGTGAACCGCCATTCTTCTTCTGCAAACCAGCGGATGCCGTTGTTCCGGTTGCCGCTGGCGAAACGCTGGCGCTGCCATATCCGGCGCAGACCGATAACTACCATTATGAAATTGAGCTGGTAGTGGCAATTGGTAAAAAGGGCAGCGATATCCCGCTGGAAAACGCCCATGAATATGTCTGGGGTTATGCCACGGGGCTTGATATGACCCGTCGCGATCGTCAAATGGAAATGCGCCAGATGGGACGCCCGTGGGAAATCGGCAAAGCGTTTGATCTCTCTGCGCCGATCGCGCCGCTGCACAAAGCCAGCGAAACCGGCGGTATTGAGAACGCGCCAATCTGGTTACAGGTTAACGGCGAAGATCATCAGCGCAGCGATATTCGTCATCTCATCTGGTCAGTGAATGAAACCATCAGCTACCTGTCCGGCTTCTTTGAACTGCAACCGGGCGATCTGATCTTCACCGGCACGCCGGAAGGTGTTGGCCCGGTGGTGAAAGGCGATGTGATCACGGGCAACGTCGAGGGTTTAACCCCTATCGCGGTGAAGATTGTCTGA
- a CDS encoding 3-hydroxybenzoate 6-monooxygenase, with protein MTKVTRAVIVGGGIGGAATALSLARLGIKVVLLEKAHEIGEIGAGIQLGPNAFSALDSLGVGEIARQRAVFTDHITMMDAVNAEEVVRIETGQAFRDHFGGPYAVIHRVDIHASVWEAVLTHPDVEYHTSTQVVDIRETEDDVTVFDDRGNSWSGDILIGCDGVKSVVRQSLLGDVPRVTGHVVYRAVIDCADMPEDLRINAPVLWAGPHCHLVHYPLRGGKQYNLVVTFHSRQQEEWGVKDGSKEEVLSYFEGIHPRPRQMLDKPTSWRRWSTADREPVAKWGTKRITLVGDAAHPVAQYMAQGACMALEDAVTLGKALAECDGDAAQAFALYESVRIPRTARIVWSTREMGRVYHAAGVERQVRNLLWKGKSQAEFYRGMEWLYGWKEDNCLQPR; from the coding sequence ATGACGAAAGTGACACGCGCAGTAATTGTGGGAGGCGGGATCGGCGGTGCGGCAACTGCGCTGTCACTGGCCCGCCTGGGGATCAAAGTCGTGCTGCTGGAAAAGGCACATGAAATCGGTGAGATTGGCGCAGGCATCCAGTTGGGGCCAAACGCGTTTTCGGCGCTTGACAGTCTTGGCGTCGGGGAAATTGCCCGTCAGCGCGCGGTGTTTACCGATCACATCACCATGATGGACGCAGTAAACGCCGAAGAGGTGGTGCGCATTGAAACCGGGCAGGCCTTTCGTGACCATTTTGGCGGCCCTTACGCGGTGATCCATCGGGTTGATATCCATGCCTCGGTGTGGGAAGCGGTACTGACGCATCCGGACGTCGAATATCACACCTCCACACAGGTGGTGGATATTCGTGAGACGGAAGACGATGTCACCGTTTTTGACGATCGCGGCAATAGCTGGAGCGGCGATATTCTGATTGGCTGTGATGGCGTGAAGTCAGTGGTGCGTCAGAGCTTATTAGGCGATGTGCCGCGCGTTACCGGGCATGTGGTCTACCGTGCGGTTATCGATTGTGCCGATATGCCGGAAGATTTGCGTATTAACGCGCCGGTACTGTGGGCGGGGCCGCACTGTCACCTGGTGCATTACCCTTTGCGCGGCGGCAAGCAGTATAACCTGGTGGTGACATTCCACAGTCGCCAGCAGGAAGAGTGGGGCGTGAAGGATGGCAGCAAAGAGGAAGTGCTCTCCTATTTTGAAGGCATTCATCCACGCCCGCGCCAGATGCTGGATAAACCGACCTCATGGCGACGCTGGTCAACTGCCGACCGCGAACCGGTGGCGAAGTGGGGAACGAAGCGCATAACGCTGGTGGGCGATGCGGCGCATCCGGTGGCGCAATATATGGCGCAGGGTGCCTGTATGGCACTGGAAGACGCGGTGACGCTCGGTAAGGCGCTGGCAGAATGTGACGGCGATGCGGCACAAGCCTTTGCGCTGTATGAGTCGGTACGTATTCCACGCACCGCGCGCATCGTCTGGTCAACCCGTGAAATGGGGCGGGTATACCACGCTGCGGGGGTAGAACGCCAGGTACGTAACCTGCTGTGGAAAGGGAAATCGCAGGCAGAGTTTTATCGTGGTATGGAGTGGCTGTACGGCTGGAAAGAAGATAACTGTCTGCAACCACGTTGA